gtaatgggtcttggaaggtggcgaaaggtgctatggtagttggccgaggaaagaagattggcactctctacatgacagatagctgtcgtgatattgttgctgtggttgacaacacaaagaagacagatttgtggcattgtcggcttgggcatatcagccagaaggggatgaagctgttggtgacaaatggcttaattccggagctgaagacggtggaccttcatacgtgtgagagctgcattctcggaaaacaaaagcgagtaagcttctcaagtgcaggcagagagttgaaggtcgaaaagctggaattggtgcacacagacgtgtggggacctaccactgtaccctcccttggaggatcacactactacgtgaccttcattgatgattcaaccaggaaggtatgggtttattttatgaaaaataaatccgatgtgtttagtgtattcaaaagatggaaagccatggtcgagaatgaaacaaacctcaagttgaagtgtttgaggtccgacaacggcggagaatacactaaTGGTGATTTCAAActgtactgtgccgataatgggatcaagatgatgaagactattcctggaacgccgcaacagaatggagtagccgaaagaatgaaccgaacgttgaacgagcgtgctcggagtatgagaatacactctggactgcccaagacattctgggcagatgcagtcaataccgcgaccttcttaattaaccgaggaccgtcagttcccttggatttcagaagaggtactgtacaaagacaagctgcaaaagaattcagaatgtcaggacaaggaatcagaaatagtcgatttgagggactttccggcacctgagccgcagccaggtacaaccgaggcagaggaacaaacaatccgagaaggtgctgatgaaagtgctgattctgaaacaaatgaacagacgccaatcacagagctgcgtagatcatccaggatcaggaagccgcttcacaggtactctccatccctcaactacattctactcactgatagaggggagccggaatgttatgaagaagcaatgcaagtcgatgaatcgactaagtgggagctggcaatgaaggatgaaatggattcactatcggcaaatcatacatgggaattatccgagttgccaaaggataaaaaggcattgcaaaacaaatgggtttatcggataaaggaagaacccaatggaagcaatcgttataaagcaaggctggttgcaaagggatttcaacagaaagaaggcattgactatacggagatcttctctcccgtagtcaagatggtgactatcagaactgttcttgggttggtagcaaaggaaaatctacatctgcaacagatggacgtgaaaactgcatttcttcacggtgatctagacgaggaaatctacatgcgacagccggagggattcaaaatcaaaggaaaggagaatctggtgtgcaaacttcaaaagagtctgtacggactaaaacaggctccaagacagtggtatttaaagtttgacagctttatgaagaaagctgatttttcaaggtgcgaggcacatcactgctgttacttcaaaaaatttgaagactcgtacatgatactgctactctatgtcgacgacatgctaatcgtaggagcaaacctacaggagattgatcggttgaaaaaagggttatcggaagagtttgcaatgaaggatttgggagctgcaaagcaaatccttgggatgagaatcgaccgaagcaaggagggcatcaaactctcacaagaagaatatgtgaggaaagttatcaaaaggtttaacatgcatgatgccaagccagtcagcactcccttggctggacactttcggttgtcaaagtatcagtcgccgacaaccgaggatgagaagaagcagatggacaagataccttatgcatctgcaatcggtagtcttatgtatgcaatgatatgtacaaggctagacattgcacatgcagtgggagttgtcagccgatttatgagcaatccgggaaagcaacactgggaggctgtgaagtggatattcagatatctgaaaggcagctcgagttcagctctgtatttccgaaaatcaaaaacaggattgcaagggtatgttgatgctgacaacggtggtgatattgatagcagaaagagcacatccgggtatgtttacaccttcggaggtactgcaatctcttgggtttccaagttgcaaaagatagtagctctctctagttgtgaggctgagtacgttgctgtgacggaggccacaaaggaaatgatgtggctacaatcttttctgcgggaattggatcaggaccacgagggaagtgtgctatattgtgatagccaaagcgccattcatttggcaaagaacccggtttaccatgctcgaacgaagcacatacaactccggtaccatttcattagatcagctttgaaatatggagcgctggtgcttgagaagatcgcagggagtcagaatccagcagacatgctgacaaaggcagtgacgatagacaaactgaagctatgctcaacttcagttggcctgcacgaagtatgaaagtaggaaagagctgctgcatcgatcaaagtgtgatgacaaattaaaattagtcttcaagtgggagatttgttaggtgtggaattggccaaacaagtcaattcttttgttcacatagtcgtgatgtaagcgcttacctcataatagtcgtgatgtaagcgcttacctcatcataggaaattcattcctataaataggtagcttatggttcatttgtaagatatcattaagatcatttgctatacacatcccaagagagaaacaatctaagagaaatactcttagtgaaaggcctaagtaagagaaggtctttgagagaattttctgtggtaaaattcttgagtgtaattgggattggggttgtgaggttgagtgttgtaaacacttgtaatatttcttctttaataagatctgcagcagcaacgtggacgtagctctcacattgagggtgaaccactataaatctgtgtgtgctatttattcttcgcttacatcacggcgtaagtaggttggtatttaagtgatccagctgtgaccctccaatctttcctgggaacctgcttacaaaggtcggatttgaaATTTAAATCCTAACAGCTGCAACCTCTTTCTTGTGGATGCCAAACCTTGTGTATCTGCAGGTTAAGGGGTGTAGTGGTTTTCCTAATTCGAAAATATATGCTCCAAAACTTTTGCAAATATTTTTCCTTATCTGGCGCACCAAACCCATTGAGTTGGGTCATTTTATGGACTGTCAGAAGCTGAAAACAGTTATACTTGCATCATCAAGAAACAATAAAGATAAAGTGATAAACTTGACCTATCTTCTCAACTGCTGGCCTGAAGTTCTTCATTTTAATCTGGACAGTTACTACCTCAAGTCTTTTGCTACTGAATTAGAGAGGCTCCCCACATGCCTCAATAGCTTGAGGGCTCTCACTTTATTTGAGTTCGATTTTGATGATGATGATCAAATATTTTCTCTTCTAGGAATGCTTAAAAGTTCTCCCAATTTGGAGGACCTTCTATTTCTGTTGAGCTCGAAGAAGAATGGTGGCGTGGAAGTCAATGTAAATCATTTTGAAGGACCAGCTTGCAGGACACTAGGACTCAACAAGCTACAACAATTGAAAATAGATAACTTCCATGGTTCAAGAACCGAAATGCTCTTTGTAAGGTCTATACTTTCCTCTGCACCTTTACTCCTGAAGACCATCATTAATGAAGACGCAGACAGTGTTCATGAAAGCCAACGCTTGAAGATCTCAAAGGAGTTGATGGGGTTTCCTCGGGCATCTCCTAAATTGGAAATAATATGTGAACAATCAGAAATGGACACGGATGTGCTTTATTGAGATGGCTGGATCCCCCTCTCTAACTCGTTCTTATCATCTAGAATCTTGTCTCTATAAATGACTAGTGTAGAGGATCCTGTATTATTTAATCTTGAACTGCATGTTAGCCTTTGATATTTATACTTCTGGTTCCTTATCCAGGAAATTTAGTATGTGGTTCTAGTATTCAACTAACATTATTTGATAATAAGCTCCTTTGCTCATCTTTTCTATGCCCAGGAGAGGCAGTTGTGTATACTCTTACTCCCTATTTTAAGTCAAGAATTGGTCGATTTGCTTTTAATTTGAGCAAGATAATCATTTTACTAATTTCAAGAGATGACTGATTCAATGAAGCACAATTCTTAATGCATGtattgtaaaatcataaaataaaggtaaaatttGGCAAATGTAACGGTAATTTTTGTGTTAAAGTACACTTCATTAACCGATGACGATTGCTATAACAACAATTTAAATCATTCTTCTAATTTAAAGATTATGATACAAGTTTTCATGATGAGATAAGATGCAGGAGCGGAAGTGGATGCATCTGACTGTATCATTGATCCTTTCTTCCTCTCTAGCTGCGACAACTTCCTCTTGGAATCTCTTCCAATCAGTTTACACAATAGTGGAGCTGATAGATGTTGTGTTTTCTGATGGCAGTTTCTTTGAAGCACACAAGGATGTGGGATTGTGGCCTAGTGGTGATTGAAGTGGGTTGGGTACCCTGAGATCTGAGGTTCAGATCTCAATGGTGGCAAAAACACTAGGTACTTTCTTCCCATTTGTCCAAATTTTGGTGGATAATTTATCCGGTACCTATGCTTGTGGGAGGCAGCTGGTACACCCTTGTTCGAGGTGTGTGCAAGCTGGTTCGAACACCATGGTTGTTAAAAAAATGGTAGTTATTTTGTGGAAGTATGGGTTCTTGTTATGTAATCCTTCAACTTTCATAAACATAGAGAATTTGAAGGATTTCCATTATTTATATTGTGATTGAGGCACTCAATGCAAAATTGTTGAAGGATTGCATTTTTCGTGTAGTATATCCCGAGCTTATGCACGCAGAGAGAACTGGTGTAAATAACGAAATATTTACACTAGTTTTGTATTTTTGAAGACAAAGGCCAGTatcaaaaaataaattattaatcATTTGGGGATTATGCTTTTAATTCTGCTTTTTATTAACAAGTATAGTGAATCTTTTTCTTCTATATGTAGCAACCAAAACGAATGTTACAAACTACTTTGCCTTGTAACTACTTTCCTTTCTGCAGTGTATTGGTGTTACATGGTCTCCAGGCATAGATCTTTGGTAAGGTCTTAGCCCTTCGCTGTTTATATCTGTGTTTCATAACCATCGACATTGTGATGGCAAAATGAAACTCCAAACTGGATTAGACCATTTCTGGACTGAGTTTAATAGTTATGATATAGATCATAATATCACTGACACTATTCAGCATTCAATTACATGCTTCAAggcacataatatatatatattcagaaatAAACAAGGTGAATTAGCTCTTTAGCGGGAAGAGGCTCTCATTGAGGTGTGATATAGACAGTGAAGTGACTATTTTTTCTACTCCATCTGTTGTATGTTGATCCACAAGGAAGAGTCTCAACAGCGGCATATCTTTCAGCATTCTCATACTTGCCAGTCCCTCCAATGATGGCAATGTGAGAAATTCGTGAAGCTGTCCTGTGAACTCCAAAAGTCCTGTCAAGGTTAAATGTGGCTGGTGCCATCCGAAGAGCTCACCAAGTGAAATCCTTGTGTCTTGCAAAGAACAACTGATCCCAGTTCATGCATCACATCTATTTTATTGTCAACAACAATAATTGAGCCAAAGATGAGCTGCGTAAGGAACAAGCCAGCAGGAAGCTCCCTGACTGTCACAAAAGGTTGGTTATTAATCTCCACCATTGACTACGTTGTTGTTGCAGTTTTTTATAGACAGTGTTAGCTTGTTTCTAATTGAGGCCTAAAAGGAATGGATAATTTAACATGGTACAGCAATAGCTTATTGATGAAATGGCTATGGAGATATAACAAGGAAGAGAAGGCACTGGGGGGGGAGTAATGAAGACAAAGTATGGTGGCAACAACTTCTGGTCCACCAGGATGCCTTCAGGGCCTTACAGGGTGGGCCCATGGAATGTGTAATGGAAAATGATATTAGTGGATGGCGATATACCAAAAGGAATTTACCTAGTAAAGAAatagtaataaaaaaaataaattaaacaaCAAAAACTAGTGAAATCATCGCCTATCCCTCCCCATCGACATTCCTAACTTTTTCTTAAAGCttgctcacattttttttttaaattaaaataaaacttgcTGACATTTTTAAGGATGTTGCTGCCTAAATTTTGTTGTCTGTTTCCCTTTCTTTACTTCATTATGGGTGGTATGGGTTCAAAGAGTGAGCATATTTAGAGGCATGGTGGCAGTAGAGGGTAGGATGTAAGTGAAGGAGAGAGCAAAATAATAGAAACGTGTCTCATCTTTTGAACACTGTAAAGGGTGATAGAAGAGGAGGCTGGGTACATTGGGTCTTACCTATTCCATTGATTATTTTTTATTGTGTTTAGTGCTTTTTTGCATGTAAGGTGTGTTATTGTGTTCTGCTATTAACATTTAAGGCTACATTTAGTACACAACATGTGTGCCATTACAATAATGAGGTGCTGATTGAATACTTGTCGTTTATTCATTCATCAGGAAAAGCCACTTCTATTTTTTGTACTGAAGCTTTATATGATTAATTTTCTCTAATATTATTTAAAGTTCGAGTAGCATGTATATCCATTCAATCCTTTAGTTTTTACTTCCTTTTAGGTTACTTAAGATGTTGGCATTAACCACTTGAGTTTCCTCTGCTGAGTTTTCCTGGAAACGACTTTACCTTACCCGATTCACAAGATTCCTAGGACCAAAGGCAGTAGCTTTTGGCTTGTGGCAATTCAAGTTATTGCAAGCTTCAGTCTGTTGTTTGTCCAATACGGTGGCTACTATTTCCTTCCATTATAGGTGTTATACTTCAGACTCCGGTTTAATAGCCCAAAACACTAATAGGCTTGGTTTGATGTATTAGCTCAAATAGTCATGGTATAAAACTTGCATTGTTTTATCCATTGTTTGGTTACTAATTCCAATCTCTACATATCTGATTCATGTATAATTTATACACCAATTCATGTATAACAATTCCATGATTAGGTTATACATGGATAAAACATTCAAAATGCCAAAACTACTCTTGTGGATCTCCTCAAACCCCTTTTCTAAACCTTTATACAGTTTTAAACCAAACACAAGTTATACACTATATATCCAACTTTAATACAATGGACCCAACACACAAAAAATAATCTCTGCATTATTTGATCCATGTATTACAATCTATGCATAATTTGTTTCTAAGCACAAAGACCCCTAGGGGGACTATATTTCCATGTAATATTCGTATTAGCTTCTGCAGATCTCCCTCAATTTTCTAAAGTTCAGAAAGAGGCATTGGTGGAAGTCTTGCTATCTATGGACAGGCTGCAGGTTATTTACTCTTCAATGCATGGCGGAATATTAATTGGTCTTCAAACTTCTTGCTTTTGCTTAATTTGGTGTTTACTTGGTTGTTTATTCTGCAATATGTTTGATTTTCCTTGCTTCCAGTATGGATTGAAGATCCATTTGGATTTGCCGTATTACACAAGTATTCCGGCTCTATTATATATTTGTGAAGTAAGTTTATATCTTTAAGAAATCATCAGCAATTTTTATTCTTTCTGATTGATGAGCAATGAGATGATCATGTAACAATTACCCTCATCAATATATTATTAAGAGCAGCCTCCTCACCCCAACACCCATTTCCTGAAAGAAAGTAAACAAATAGAAAACAACAATACAAGAAGTATGGAGTGATCAGAAGAGCGTGGGCCTTCATGCATTATATGCTGTAGCTTTGATTTCTTTTACCGtagctttttttattttatatatttttaaattgggGTTATGGGAAGGGGAAATGGAGAGGAGATTACAAGGTGAAGGTGGGGAATCGAactctcaccaacaaggtgaaagttcaggtaccTAGCCAACTAAGCTACTAAGATTCCCCTTTTACTGGAGCAATGCATCATGTTGAGTTCAGATTTCATGAACTCAAAGACCCTTGGGACGAATTCTTGTCTATGCAGCTTCCATTCTATCCATTTTCTTTGTTTTGCCTCTTCTGTGGCATGTTTCCTTTAAGTTACTGCATCTATGTGCTCAGCTAGGTGAAACAACTGATTGAAGTATCAAGTCAAAAAAAGTAAAGTAGTCTCGATTAACCGCTTCCCCTATATGGTCCAGGAATCTAAAAGATAATCCTTACACGTATTGGAAGTACCAGCAAAATGCTAGCGAAATATTTATAATTGCTGTGAAGGAAAAATAACAGGAGAATAAGTTTTACGTAAAGTGACTGACTTGATATCATCTATGGGTTTGAATGTCATGTTGGAGACACCAATATGAAGTACTCTTCTAGCGCTCCTCTCTAGTCTCTACTATATTAGAAAGGGCAGTTGGGGTACGAACATGGACGAACAAGGGCATATTTGTGGTTTTAGATATTTTAAAGGGCAAATTGGTGTTTTTGTGGAACCTTCTCACTTCCTCTCTTCCTTGTAGAGTTTTAAACATGGAGATTACCAACTGCGATTATATTGATAACGGGACAACTCGGTCAGGGTCCATTGATGTCATCCCTGATCCCCACTCTATTCACACCTCCTTTACTCCCCAGGTTTCATTCCTTTAACTTTTGATGAAATTTGGGATTTTTGGGTTATAGATTTGATTTACTTTTTGCTATCTTTTGGTCGCAACAAATTAACCTTTGCAGAACTTATATTCCTTTTGTTTGACGTTCAATTGGTGCGCGAGAATTTTCAGCTTAGGTGCACTCACTGCACTCAGCATATGAAATGCAATCTGGAAAAAAGTGCATGAAAAAGGGAAGAACTTTGATGCATCCAAGGTGCTTGACAATATGCCTAAAACAACTTAAACATTTTTTCCCATTTTTAGCTAAAATGATGTTATTTTCTCCTCCTAATTTGTAGGAGCTTTAATGGTGATAACGCTGAAAATAAACTAACGTGTGATTAATTAACAAGACTGATTGTTGAAGGAGGAAGTTTTGTGTGAGGCTTAGAAGAAAAACCATTTGCTCGATTTGCAATTACTACTTGAGTGGGTTGGTTTCTGTTTCTGTTGTGGAAGTCATTTGCAGGTCCAGTGTATGAATTAAAGATCTATTTTTACT
The nucleotide sequence above comes from Lycium barbarum isolate Lr01 chromosome 3, ASM1917538v2, whole genome shotgun sequence. Encoded proteins:
- the LOC132630257 gene encoding F-box/FBD/LRR-repeat protein At1g13570-like yields the protein MAMIRCKQLEVEGDKLDRLTNLPINVQHRIQESLFIEEAARMSVLSRPWRHVWASIPKLVFSPHFCQSKPSDTLINVINTILLQHHGAIKTFHLNISSIPSSQHSVIDQWMFLLSRNGVMDLTLQNLDNKAPYRLSYPVYGVELERLSLSNCIFKPPCSFRGFHKLKKLSLLKVALEDVAVKGCSGFPNSKIYAPKLLQIFFLIWRTKPIELGHFMDCQKLKTVILASSRNNKDKVINLTYLLNCWPEVLHFNLDSYYLKSFATELERLPTCLNSLRALTLFEFDFDDDDQIFSLLGMLKSSPNLEDLLFLLSSKKNGGVEVNVNHFEGPACRTLGLNKLQQLKIDNFHGSRTEMLFVRSILSSAPLLLKTIINEDADSVHESQRLKISKELMGFPRASPKLEIICEQSEMDTDVLY